A genomic region of Bradyrhizobium sp. ORS 278 contains the following coding sequences:
- the ssuC gene encoding aliphatic sulfonate ABC transporter permease SsuC, whose product MSLIESLPKVRKLAVPKADGFLPWLVPLAIILIWQAASVAGLVSPRVLPAPSDVARAGWKLLWSGELGRNIWVSFWRASIGFVIGGGIGFAFGLANGLSQLSSKLTDTTLQMIRNVPHLALIPLVILWFGIDESAKLFLVALGVFFPVYLNTLHGIRTVDPQLIEMGRVYGMTDGELFRRVIFPGALPSIFVGLRFALGIMWLTLIVAETIAASSGLGYMAMQAREFMQIDVVVLSILIYALLGKVADSASRLLERLTLSWHPAFSKH is encoded by the coding sequence ATGAGCTTGATCGAAAGCCTTCCCAAGGTCCGCAAGCTGGCGGTGCCCAAGGCGGATGGATTTCTGCCCTGGCTCGTGCCGCTTGCGATCATCCTGATCTGGCAGGCAGCCTCCGTCGCCGGTCTCGTGTCGCCGCGCGTGCTGCCGGCGCCGAGCGACGTCGCGCGCGCCGGCTGGAAGCTGCTGTGGTCGGGCGAGCTCGGCCGCAACATCTGGGTCAGCTTCTGGCGCGCCTCGATCGGCTTCGTGATCGGCGGCGGCATCGGCTTCGCCTTCGGTCTCGCCAATGGCCTGTCGCAGCTGTCGTCCAAGCTCACCGACACCACGCTGCAGATGATCCGCAACGTGCCGCATCTGGCGCTGATCCCGCTGGTCATCCTGTGGTTCGGCATCGACGAGAGCGCAAAGCTGTTTCTCGTCGCACTCGGCGTGTTCTTCCCGGTTTATCTCAACACGCTGCACGGGATTCGCACCGTCGATCCGCAACTCATTGAAATGGGCCGCGTCTACGGCATGACGGACGGCGAGCTGTTCCGCCGCGTGATCTTCCCCGGCGCGCTGCCGTCGATCTTCGTCGGCCTGCGCTTCGCGCTCGGCATCATGTGGCTCACCTTGATTGTTGCCGAGACGATCGCGGCGTCATCCGGCCTCGGCTACATGGCGATGCAGGCGCGCGAGTTCATGCAGATCGACGTCGTCGTGCTCTCCATCCTGATCTACGCCCTGCTGGGCAAGGTCGCCGACAGCGCCTCGCGGCTGTTGGAGCGGCTGACGCTGTCCTGGCATCCGGCGTTCAGCAAGCATTGA
- a CDS encoding ATP-dependent RecD-like DNA helicase, with translation MTTFSPHQDSALKAVGDWLKEKPGRNGTPQVFRLFGYAGTGKTTLARHIAEGVDGEVKFAAFTGKAALVMRSKGCDNASTIHSLIYRAQESGEEQPNFELWDDAPASKAKLIIIDECSMVDADLGRDLLSFDCPLLVLGDPAQLPPVKGGGFFTDSEPDVMLTEVHRQAQDDPIVRMSMDVREGNTLDIGRYGESEVVERRELDPSRVMEADQVLVGRNATRRAYNNRFRQRLDIEEPLPVAGDKLVCLRNNRKKGLFNGGLWRVKSRATSKSKIVTMRVAPEEDFGRKVTKVSVRGECFAGGIEDIPWEQRKPYDEFDYGYVLTVHKSQGSQWDDVVLFDESFAFQEARARWLYTGITRAAKRLSIVV, from the coding sequence ATGACCACCTTCTCCCCGCATCAGGATTCCGCCCTCAAGGCCGTCGGTGACTGGCTGAAAGAAAAGCCCGGCCGGAACGGCACGCCGCAGGTGTTCCGGCTGTTCGGCTATGCCGGCACCGGCAAGACCACGCTCGCCCGCCACATCGCCGAGGGCGTCGACGGCGAGGTCAAGTTCGCCGCGTTCACCGGCAAGGCGGCGCTGGTGATGCGTAGCAAGGGCTGCGACAACGCCTCCACCATCCACTCGCTGATCTATCGCGCCCAGGAGAGCGGCGAGGAGCAGCCGAATTTCGAATTGTGGGACGATGCGCCGGCCTCCAAGGCCAAGCTGATCATCATCGACGAATGCTCGATGGTCGACGCCGATCTCGGCCGTGACCTGCTCTCCTTCGATTGCCCGCTGCTGGTGCTCGGCGATCCCGCGCAGCTGCCGCCGGTCAAGGGCGGCGGCTTCTTCACCGACAGCGAGCCCGACGTGATGTTGACCGAGGTGCATCGCCAGGCGCAGGACGATCCGATCGTGCGGATGTCGATGGACGTGCGCGAGGGCAACACGCTGGACATCGGCCGCTACGGCGAGAGCGAGGTGGTCGAGCGCCGCGAGCTCGATCCGTCGCGTGTGATGGAGGCCGACCAGGTGCTGGTCGGCCGCAACGCCACCCGCCGCGCCTACAACAACCGCTTCCGCCAGCGCCTCGACATCGAGGAGCCGCTGCCGGTCGCCGGCGACAAGCTGGTCTGCCTGCGCAACAACCGCAAGAAGGGCCTGTTCAATGGCGGCCTGTGGCGGGTGAAGTCGCGCGCGACCTCGAAGTCGAAGATCGTGACGATGCGGGTGGCACCCGAAGAGGATTTCGGCCGCAAGGTCACCAAGGTCTCGGTGCGCGGCGAATGCTTCGCCGGCGGCATCGAGGACATCCCCTGGGAGCAGCGCAAGCCGTATGACGAGTTCGACTACGGCTATGTGCTGACCGTGCACAAGTCGCAGGGCTCGCAATGGGACGACGTCGTGCTGTTCGACGAAAGCTTTGCCTTCCAGGAAGCCCGCGCCCGCTGGCTCTACACCGGCATCACGCGCGCTGCGAAGCGGTTGTCCATCGTCGTTTAA
- the napE gene encoding periplasmic nitrate reductase, NapE protein, which translates to MSLVASDANARARRRRMEIFAFLFLTAVIMPTLAVATVGSYGLAVWVYQMMAGPPGPPAAH; encoded by the coding sequence ATGTCGCTCGTCGCCAGCGATGCGAACGCGCGCGCGCGTCGCAGACGCATGGAAATTTTTGCCTTCCTGTTTCTCACCGCCGTGATCATGCCCACGCTCGCCGTCGCGACCGTCGGCTCCTATGGCCTCGCGGTGTGGGTCTACCAGATGATGGCCGGTCCTCCCGGCCCGCCCGCCGCGCACTGA
- the napA gene encoding nitrate reductase catalytic subunit NapA produces MTEPKIDRRQLLKLEAAAIAAAAAGMPTVARAANLVTEREATELKWDKAACRFCGTGCSVMVATKDNRVVATHGDIKAEVNRGLNCVKGYFLSKIMYGHDRLTHPMLRKTGGQYDKNGEFTPVSWDEAFDVMALKFKDALKKRGPSGVGMFGSGQWTIWEGYAASKLFKAGFRTNNIDPNARHCMASAVAGMMRTFGIDEPAGCYDDIEATDAFVLWGSNMAEMHPILWTRVTDRRLSAPHVKVAVLSTFEHRSFDLADVGMVFKPQTDLYILNAIANHIISTGRVNKDFVSAHTVFKKGQTDIGYGLRPEHPLQKKATGAAKANDATDISFDEYAKFVSDYTLEKAADMSGVPLNRLQALAELYADPKTKVVSFWTMGFNQHTRGVWCNNLVYNIHLLTGKIAEAGNSPFSLTGQPSACGTAREVGTFSHRLPADMVVTNKEHRTKAEHIWQLPEGTIPDKPGYHAVLQSRMLKDGLLNAYWVQVNNNLQAGPNANEETYPGFRNPDNFIVVSDAYPSVTALAADLILPTAMWVEKEGAYGNAERRTQFWHQLVSAPGEARSDLWQLMEFSKRFKIEDVWPEELIAKKPDVRGKTLFDVLYKNGQVDKFPLDQIEPGYANDESKAFGFYVHKGLFEEYASFGRGHGHDLAPFEAYHKERGLRWPVVDGKETRWRFREGSDPYVKAGTGVQFYGFPDGKARIFALPYEPPAESPDKDYPFWLSTGRVVEHWHSGTMTRRVPELYKAFPEAVCFMHPDDAQEANLRRGDEVKVASRRGFIRARVETRGRDKPPRGLVFVPWFDESKLINKVTLDATDPISLQTDYKKCAVRIERV; encoded by the coding sequence ATGACCGAACCGAAGATCGATCGCCGCCAGTTGCTGAAGCTGGAAGCCGCCGCCATTGCCGCGGCCGCCGCCGGCATGCCCACAGTCGCGCGTGCCGCGAACCTCGTCACCGAGCGCGAAGCGACCGAGTTGAAATGGGACAAGGCCGCCTGCCGCTTCTGCGGCACCGGCTGCAGCGTGATGGTTGCCACCAAGGACAACCGCGTCGTCGCCACCCACGGCGACATCAAGGCCGAGGTCAATCGCGGCCTCAACTGCGTCAAGGGCTACTTCCTGTCGAAGATCATGTACGGCCATGACCGCCTGACGCATCCGATGCTGCGCAAGACAGGCGGCCAATACGACAAGAACGGCGAGTTCACACCCGTGTCATGGGACGAAGCTTTCGACGTCATGGCGCTGAAGTTCAAGGACGCGTTGAAGAAGCGCGGCCCCTCCGGCGTCGGCATGTTCGGCTCGGGCCAGTGGACGATCTGGGAAGGCTATGCCGCATCAAAACTGTTCAAGGCCGGCTTCCGCACCAACAACATCGACCCCAATGCGCGGCACTGCATGGCGTCGGCCGTCGCCGGCATGATGCGCACCTTCGGCATCGACGAGCCGGCCGGCTGCTACGACGACATCGAGGCCACCGATGCCTTCGTGCTGTGGGGCTCCAACATGGCGGAGATGCATCCGATCCTGTGGACCCGCGTGACCGACCGACGGCTCTCGGCGCCGCATGTCAAGGTCGCCGTGCTCTCGACCTTCGAGCACCGCTCGTTCGACCTCGCCGATGTCGGCATGGTGTTCAAGCCGCAGACCGACCTCTACATCCTCAACGCCATCGCCAACCACATCATCTCCACAGGCCGCGTCAACAAGGACTTCGTGTCGGCGCACACCGTGTTCAAGAAGGGACAGACCGACATCGGCTACGGCCTGCGGCCCGAGCATCCGCTGCAGAAGAAGGCGACCGGCGCGGCCAAGGCCAACGACGCCACCGACATCTCATTCGACGAGTATGCGAAGTTCGTGTCCGACTACACGCTGGAGAAGGCCGCCGACATGTCCGGCGTGCCGTTGAACCGGCTGCAGGCGCTGGCCGAGCTCTATGCCGATCCGAAGACCAAGGTGGTCTCGTTCTGGACCATGGGCTTCAACCAGCACACCCGCGGCGTCTGGTGCAACAACCTCGTCTACAACATCCACCTGCTGACGGGGAAGATCGCCGAGGCCGGCAACAGTCCGTTCTCGCTGACCGGCCAGCCCTCGGCCTGCGGCACCGCGCGCGAGGTCGGCACCTTCTCGCACCGGCTGCCCGCCGACATGGTCGTCACCAACAAGGAGCATCGCACCAAGGCCGAGCACATCTGGCAGCTGCCGGAGGGCACGATCCCCGACAAGCCCGGCTATCACGCCGTGCTGCAGAGCCGGATGCTGAAGGACGGCCTGCTCAACGCCTATTGGGTGCAGGTCAACAACAACCTCCAGGCCGGCCCCAACGCCAACGAAGAGACCTATCCAGGCTTCCGCAACCCCGACAATTTCATCGTCGTCTCCGACGCCTATCCATCGGTCACCGCGCTCGCCGCCGATCTCATCCTGCCGACCGCGATGTGGGTGGAGAAGGAAGGTGCCTATGGCAATGCCGAGCGCCGCACCCAGTTCTGGCATCAGCTGGTGTCCGCGCCGGGCGAGGCCCGCTCCGACCTGTGGCAGCTGATGGAGTTTTCCAAGCGCTTCAAGATCGAGGACGTCTGGCCCGAGGAGCTGATCGCGAAGAAGCCCGACGTGCGCGGCAAGACGCTGTTCGACGTGCTCTACAAGAACGGCCAAGTCGACAAATTCCCGCTCGACCAGATCGAGCCGGGCTACGCCAACGACGAATCCAAGGCGTTCGGCTTCTACGTCCACAAGGGCCTGTTCGAGGAATACGCTTCGTTCGGCCGCGGCCACGGCCACGACCTCGCGCCGTTCGAGGCCTATCACAAAGAGCGCGGCCTGCGCTGGCCCGTGGTCGACGGCAAGGAGACGCGCTGGCGTTTCCGCGAAGGCTCCGACCCCTACGTGAAGGCCGGCACCGGCGTGCAGTTTTACGGTTTCCCGGACGGCAAGGCCCGCATCTTCGCCCTGCCATACGAGCCGCCGGCGGAATCGCCCGACAAGGATTATCCGTTCTGGCTGTCGACCGGCCGCGTCGTCGAGCACTGGCATTCCGGCACGATGACGCGCCGCGTGCCCGAGCTCTACAAGGCCTTCCCCGAAGCCGTCTGCTTCATGCATCCCGACGATGCGCAGGAGGCAAACTTGCGGCGCGGCGATGAAGTGAAAGTCGCCTCGCGGCGCGGCTTCATCCGCGCCCGCGTCGAAACGCGCGGCCGTGACAAGCCGCCACGCGGGCTCGTATTCGTGCCGTGGTTCGACGAATCCAAGCTGATCAACAAGGTGACGCTCGACGCCACCGATCCGATCTCGCTGCAGACCGACTACAAGAAATGCGCCGTGCGCATCGAGCGGGTGTGA
- the ssuD gene encoding FMNH2-dependent alkanesulfonate monooxygenase: MSNASKPNVLWFLPTHGDGRYLGTSEGGREVNFNYLRQIAQAADQLGYYGVLLPTGRSCEDSWIVASAVAPFTEKLRYLVAVRPGLQSPSVAARMTATLDRVSNGRLLVNVVTGGDPVENKGDGIFLSHEERYEVTREFLTVYNKLLEGEAVNFAGKHITVEDGRLLFPPVQSPRPPLFFGGSSDAGIDVAVDTVEKYLTWGEPPADVAAKVAKVKAVADKRGRKLSFGIRLHVIVRETNEEAWAAADDLIKHVTDETIASAQKIFARMDSVGQQRMSQLHGGRRDKLEISPNLWAGVGLVRGGAGTALVGDPDTVAARIREYQDIGIDTFILSGYPHLEEAYRFAELVFPKLGLNVAEQGGNVTKLRANTGPFGETIANEHRPLQRASQS, encoded by the coding sequence ATGAGTAACGCTTCGAAGCCCAATGTGCTGTGGTTCCTGCCGACCCATGGGGATGGCCGCTATCTCGGCACCTCCGAAGGCGGCCGCGAGGTCAACTTCAACTATCTCCGCCAGATCGCGCAGGCTGCCGATCAACTCGGCTATTACGGCGTGCTGCTGCCCACGGGGCGGAGCTGCGAGGACTCCTGGATCGTGGCGTCTGCCGTGGCGCCGTTCACCGAAAAGCTCCGCTATCTGGTGGCGGTGCGTCCGGGCCTGCAATCGCCGAGCGTGGCCGCGCGCATGACGGCGACGCTTGACCGTGTCAGCAACGGCCGGCTGCTGGTCAATGTCGTCACCGGCGGCGATCCCGTGGAGAACAAGGGCGACGGCATCTTCCTGTCGCATGAGGAGCGCTACGAGGTCACCCGCGAGTTCCTCACCGTCTACAACAAGCTGCTCGAAGGCGAGGCCGTCAATTTCGCCGGCAAGCACATCACGGTCGAGGACGGCCGGCTGCTGTTCCCGCCGGTGCAGTCGCCGCGCCCGCCGCTGTTCTTCGGCGGCTCCTCCGATGCCGGCATCGACGTCGCCGTCGACACGGTCGAGAAATATCTCACCTGGGGCGAGCCGCCGGCCGATGTCGCCGCCAAGGTCGCCAAGGTGAAGGCGGTCGCCGACAAGCGCGGCCGCAAGCTGTCGTTCGGCATCCGGCTCCATGTCATCGTGCGCGAAACCAATGAGGAGGCGTGGGCCGCGGCCGACGACCTCATCAAGCACGTCACCGACGAGACCATCGCCTCGGCGCAGAAGATCTTCGCGCGGATGGATTCGGTCGGGCAGCAGCGCATGTCGCAGCTGCACGGCGGCCGCCGCGACAAGCTCGAGATCAGCCCGAACCTGTGGGCCGGCGTCGGCTTGGTGCGTGGCGGCGCGGGCACGGCGCTGGTCGGCGATCCCGATACGGTCGCGGCGCGCATTCGCGAATATCAGGACATCGGCATCGATACGTTCATCCTCTCCGGCTATCCGCATCTCGAGGAGGCCTATCGCTTCGCCGAGCTGGTGTTCCCGAAGCTCGGCCTGAATGTCGCGGAGCAGGGCGGCAACGTCACCAAGCTCCGCGCCAATACGGGTCCGTTTGGCGAGACCATCGCCAATGAGCATCGTCCCCTGCAGCGGGCCTCGCAGTCATGA
- the ppk2 gene encoding polyphosphate kinase 2 encodes MSVHYQQAGRNRMANTKKTKSKAANGGHASATARVVRKQSAAKLDPIAQSLIDESMQAAQITELSAFETVLNGPPRLDANSAPVKAMLDGAAPDDAKLMKALIDGREIKREKRHTSDELADNWRQGGYPYKHRMYRKDYEEQKFILQTELLKLQNWMKDARQRLVLLFEGRDAAGKGGTIKRFMEHLNPRGARVVALDKPSDVERGQWYFQRYVEHLPTAGEIVLFDRSWYNRAGVERVMGFCSQAEYDEFLRQVPEFERNLVRSGIHLIKFWFSVSRDEQRRRFKEREAHPLKQWKLSPIDTASLDKWDDYTRAKEAMFFSTDTADCPWTVIKSDDKKRARLNAMRCVLHSLPYAGKDVSRIGHVDDLIVGRASVIHEREEHAS; translated from the coding sequence ATGTCTGTACATTACCAGCAGGCGGGGCGGAATCGCATGGCAAATACCAAGAAGACCAAGAGCAAGGCGGCCAATGGCGGGCACGCGAGCGCCACGGCGCGAGTCGTACGAAAGCAATCCGCCGCGAAGCTCGATCCGATCGCGCAGTCGCTTATCGACGAATCGATGCAGGCGGCGCAGATCACCGAGTTGTCGGCCTTCGAGACCGTGCTGAACGGACCGCCGCGGCTCGACGCGAATAGCGCTCCGGTCAAGGCCATGCTCGACGGCGCCGCACCAGACGACGCCAAGCTGATGAAGGCGTTGATCGACGGCCGCGAGATCAAGCGCGAGAAGCGCCATACCTCGGACGAGCTTGCCGACAATTGGCGCCAGGGCGGCTACCCCTACAAGCACCGCATGTACCGCAAGGACTATGAGGAGCAGAAATTCATCTTGCAGACCGAGCTGCTCAAGCTGCAGAACTGGATGAAGGACGCGCGCCAGCGCCTGGTGCTGCTGTTCGAGGGCCGTGACGCCGCCGGCAAGGGCGGCACCATCAAGCGCTTCATGGAGCATCTCAACCCGCGCGGCGCCCGCGTCGTGGCGCTGGACAAGCCGAGCGATGTCGAGCGCGGCCAATGGTACTTCCAGCGCTACGTCGAGCATCTGCCGACCGCCGGCGAGATCGTGCTGTTCGACCGCTCCTGGTACAACCGCGCCGGCGTCGAGCGCGTGATGGGCTTCTGCTCGCAAGCCGAGTATGACGAGTTCCTGCGCCAGGTGCCGGAGTTCGAGCGCAACCTCGTGCGCAGCGGCATCCATCTCATCAAGTTCTGGTTCTCGGTCAGCCGCGACGAGCAGCGCCGCCGCTTCAAGGAGCGCGAGGCGCATCCCTTGAAGCAGTGGAAGCTGTCGCCGATCGACACCGCATCGCTCGACAAATGGGACGACTACACCCGCGCCAAGGAAGCGATGTTCTTCTCCACCGACACCGCCGACTGTCCGTGGACCGTGATCAAGTCCGACGACAAGAAGCGCGCCCGGCTGAACGCGATGCGCTGCGTGCTGCACTCCCTGCCCTATGCCGGCAAGGACGTCTCCCGCATCGGCCATGTCGACGACCTGATCGTCGGCCGCGCCAGCGTCATCCACGAACGCGAGGAGCATGCGAGCTGA
- a CDS encoding ATP-binding cassette domain-containing protein, whose amino-acid sequence MQQVLRLPVSSAEAIDGSDVVGHAEAFRPQRKPSVSPATSKTRGLPLVIRDLRKAFGDNEVLRGIDLEIPAGQFVAIVGQSGCGKSTLLRLIAGLDKPTSGTISFGETEARPEDVRVMFQEPRLLPWARVLSNVEVGLGRDRKSAAAHERARQALEEVGLAEKRDQWPAVLSGGQKQRVALARALVSGPRLLAFDEPLGALDALTRIAMQRLLERVWADQTFTAILVTHDVAEAVALADRVLVIEEGRIAEDITVDLPRPRQRGSAELAALEGSILGQLLGPGPAG is encoded by the coding sequence ATGCAGCAAGTGCTCCGACTTCCCGTGTCCAGCGCCGAGGCGATCGACGGCTCCGACGTGGTCGGGCATGCTGAGGCCTTCCGCCCTCAGAGGAAGCCCAGCGTGAGCCCGGCGACATCCAAGACGCGCGGCCTGCCGCTGGTGATCCGCGATCTCCGCAAGGCGTTCGGCGACAACGAGGTGCTGCGCGGCATCGACCTGGAGATCCCGGCCGGCCAGTTCGTCGCCATCGTCGGCCAGAGCGGCTGCGGCAAGAGCACGCTGCTGCGGCTGATCGCAGGCCTGGACAAGCCCACCTCCGGCACGATCAGCTTCGGCGAGACGGAGGCGCGGCCCGAGGACGTCCGCGTCATGTTCCAGGAGCCGCGGCTGCTGCCGTGGGCGCGCGTCTTGTCCAATGTCGAGGTCGGCCTCGGCCGCGATCGCAAATCGGCCGCCGCGCATGAGCGCGCACGCCAGGCGCTGGAGGAGGTCGGCCTCGCCGAGAAGCGCGACCAATGGCCTGCCGTGTTGTCCGGCGGTCAGAAGCAGCGCGTGGCGCTCGCTCGCGCCCTGGTCAGCGGGCCGCGCCTGCTCGCCTTCGACGAGCCGCTCGGCGCGCTCGACGCGCTGACCCGCATCGCGATGCAGCGGCTGCTGGAGCGGGTCTGGGCCGACCAAACCTTCACCGCAATCCTGGTCACCCATGACGTGGCGGAAGCCGTCGCCCTTGCTGATCGGGTCCTGGTGATCGAGGAGGGCCGGATCGCCGAGGACATTACGGTCGATCTGCCGCGCCCGCGACAGCGCGGCTCTGCCGAGCTGGCGGCGCTCGAAGGCTCGATCCTGGGCCAGTTGCTTGGACCGGGCCCGGCGGGTTAG
- a CDS encoding nitrate reductase cytochrome c-type subunit, with protein sequence MIKKLAMMLLAASLAAGSSALLAQSVSSSLRGPTPLNDEGPAPPMQPTKNTAEREVRNYPEQPPVIPHSIDGYQVDMQGNKCLSCHARARTAESKAPMLSITHFMDRDGQFLASVSPRRYFCTQCHVSQSVATPPVSNDFVDIDTVLSHDKPGAKR encoded by the coding sequence ATGATCAAGAAACTTGCGATGATGCTGCTCGCGGCCAGCCTGGCGGCCGGCTCGAGCGCCCTGCTCGCCCAGAGCGTCTCGTCGTCGCTGCGCGGCCCGACACCGCTCAATGACGAAGGCCCGGCACCGCCGATGCAGCCGACCAAGAACACCGCAGAGAGAGAGGTGCGCAACTATCCGGAGCAGCCGCCGGTGATCCCGCACTCCATCGACGGCTATCAGGTTGACATGCAGGGCAACAAATGCCTGTCCTGCCATGCGCGTGCGCGCACTGCGGAATCGAAGGCACCGATGCTGTCGATCACCCACTTCATGGACCGTGACGGCCAGTTCCTGGCCTCGGTGTCGCCGCGGCGCTACTTCTGCACGCAGTGCCATGTGTCGCAAAGTGTCGCCACCCCGCCGGTCAGCAACGATTTCGTCGACATCGACACGGTGCTGTCGCACGACAAGCCGGGTGCCAAGCGATGA
- a CDS encoding NapC/NirT family cytochrome c: protein MSSADIPRGTGAPVPEKRLGLVRRTWQFVLDLIDVLLKPSSIFGLGVLVLAGFVAGVIFWGGFNTALEITNTEKFCTGCHEMKDNVFAELKTTVHFSNRSGVRASCPDCHVPHNWTDKIARKMQASKEVWGHLFGSIDTREKFTGRRLELALHEWARFKANDSLECRNCHSAQSMDITKQSPRAVEAHQRFLFTGEKTCIDCHKGIAHHLPDMRGVPGWQ, encoded by the coding sequence ATGAGCAGCGCCGACATCCCGCGGGGGACGGGAGCGCCGGTCCCCGAGAAACGCCTCGGCCTCGTCAGACGCACCTGGCAATTCGTGCTCGATCTGATCGACGTGCTGCTCAAGCCGAGCTCGATCTTCGGGCTCGGCGTGCTGGTGCTCGCCGGCTTCGTCGCCGGTGTGATCTTCTGGGGCGGCTTCAACACCGCGCTGGAGATCACCAACACCGAGAAATTCTGCACCGGCTGTCACGAGATGAAGGACAACGTGTTCGCCGAGTTGAAGACCACCGTGCACTTCTCCAATCGCTCCGGCGTCCGCGCCTCCTGCCCGGACTGCCACGTGCCGCACAATTGGACCGACAAGATCGCGCGCAAGATGCAGGCGTCGAAGGAGGTCTGGGGCCACCTGTTCGGCTCGATCGACACCCGCGAGAAGTTCACTGGTCGACGGCTGGAGCTGGCACTGCACGAATGGGCACGCTTCAAGGCGAACGACTCGCTGGAATGCCGCAACTGCCACAGCGCGCAGTCGATGGACATCACCAAGCAGTCGCCCCGCGCCGTCGAAGCCCACCAGCGCTTCCTCTTCACCGGCGAGAAGACCTGCATCGACTGCCACAAGGGCATCGCGCACCACCTTCCGGACATGCGCGGCGTCCCGGGCTGGCAGTAG
- a CDS encoding chaperone NapD translates to MLSHRTPLDRRALITGRVLTAEPVVTPPAGEIASIIVQTRPDQLDRVANDIAALDGCEIHARDARGKLIVVVDAPDAGALGATMNRIGLLPHVHSACLVFHAIDAG, encoded by the coding sequence ATGCTCTCCCACCGCACTCCGCTCGACCGCCGCGCGCTGATCACCGGCCGCGTGCTGACCGCCGAGCCTGTGGTCACGCCGCCCGCCGGTGAGATCGCCAGCATCATCGTGCAGACCCGCCCCGATCAGCTCGACCGCGTCGCAAATGACATCGCGGCGCTCGACGGCTGCGAGATCCACGCCCGCGATGCGCGCGGCAAGCTGATCGTCGTCGTCGATGCGCCCGATGCCGGCGCGCTCGGCGCCACCATGAACCGCATCGGGCTGCTGCCGCACGTGCACTCCGCCTGCCTCGTCTTCCACGCCATCGACGCCGGCTAA
- a CDS encoding aliphatic sulfonate ABC transporter substrate-binding protein has translation MKRRDFLKLSLASAAVISCAAPLHAEGKPKEIRIGTQKGGFFPAVRARGTIENAFKADGISVVWVDFQFGPPLLEAINVGSVDFGYVGDAPPIFAQAANAKIRYAAAVKQNGSTQAIIVPKDSPIKTLADLKGKRIAFGKGSSAHNLLVAALEKAGIAWSDITPAPLAPADATAAFVKGSVDAWSIWDPYLALAEIKENARAIVFDKDVHKPNSFYIVGSDFVEKYPAIVARLNAAFAAEGVWANDHHEEVAKAQAEATGVDIEAVKRFVDRSVYSVVPIDDEIIKSQQAVADRFARVGLIPKQVNVADIVWKWTPST, from the coding sequence ATGAAGCGTCGTGATTTTCTGAAACTGTCTCTGGCATCGGCCGCGGTGATCAGCTGCGCGGCGCCGCTGCATGCCGAGGGCAAGCCGAAGGAGATCCGCATCGGCACCCAGAAGGGTGGCTTCTTCCCGGCGGTCAGAGCCCGCGGGACCATCGAGAACGCGTTCAAGGCCGATGGCATCAGCGTCGTCTGGGTCGACTTCCAGTTCGGGCCGCCGCTGCTCGAGGCGATCAACGTCGGCAGCGTCGATTTCGGCTATGTCGGCGACGCCCCGCCGATCTTCGCGCAGGCCGCCAATGCCAAGATCCGCTACGCCGCCGCCGTCAAGCAGAACGGCAGCACGCAGGCGATCATCGTGCCGAAGGACTCGCCGATCAAGACGCTGGCCGATCTCAAGGGCAAGCGTATCGCGTTCGGCAAGGGCTCAAGCGCGCATAATCTTCTGGTCGCGGCGCTCGAGAAAGCCGGCATCGCCTGGAGCGACATCACGCCGGCGCCGCTCGCGCCCGCCGATGCAACCGCGGCCTTCGTCAAGGGCTCGGTCGACGCCTGGTCGATCTGGGATCCGTATCTCGCGCTCGCCGAGATCAAGGAGAACGCGCGCGCGATCGTGTTCGACAAGGACGTGCACAAGCCGAACTCGTTCTACATTGTCGGCAGCGACTTCGTGGAAAAGTACCCGGCCATCGTCGCGAGGCTGAACGCGGCCTTCGCCGCCGAGGGCGTGTGGGCCAACGATCACCATGAGGAGGTCGCCAAGGCGCAGGCCGAAGCGACCGGCGTCGATATCGAAGCCGTCAAGCGCTTCGTCGACCGCTCGGTCTACAGCGTCGTGCCGATCGACGACGAAATCATCAAGAGCCAGCAGGCGGTCGCCGATCGTTTCGCCCGCGTCGGGCTCATTCCGAAACAAGTCAATGTCGCCGACATCGTGTGGAAGTGGACGCCGTCCACCTGA